The window CCTTTGACAAAAAGTAAAAAGAGCCGCGATCATCAGCCGTAAAAATGGCTTCTGCACTTATATCCCCGTCCCCAATATCTTCGATAAAAAAATCTTTAAGCATGGATTCCAGTTTGATGCGATTCATAAGACCCTCTCCTCCATGTTATTTTCGTTTGTTCATGGATAATGCGCCGACCTTTCCAAAAAAGGTCTTCATTTGGAAAATCGCTTCGTATGTGGGCACCGCGACTCTCTTTCCGAATCAATGCCGACTTCGTCATGATAAAACTATTGATAAACATAAAAATCGTTTGAATTTGTTCGATTGATAGCCTTTCCAAAGATTGTTCCATCAAAGATTCCAAAAACTGAACCGGCAGCCAATTCAATTGTCTGTTAAGTCCGGCTTCATCTCGGATGACGCCTACATTTTCGATCATGTTCCATTTCAACTGTTCTGAATCGAGATTTGGCATTTCGTCTTCTTTCACTTTCAACGGATAGTCATAAAGAACGGATCGTATCGACGAAACGTGAGATTCATGGTTGATAAACTCAGCTGTTCTTTTCCCAAACACAAGCCCTTCTAAAAGAGAATTACTGGCCAGCCTATTGGCTCCATGGACCCCGCTGGATGCTGTTTCCCCGATCGCATATAATCCATTGACCGAAGTTCGTCCAAAGGAATCGATGACGATTCCGCCCATTAAAAAGTGGCTTCCGGGCACTACCGGGATTTTTCCTTCCTTAAGATCCACACCCTGCTCGCGGCATAATTGAGAAATGCTCGGGAACTTTTCTTCAAAATGAGATATTCCGCTTATATCTAAAAAAACGTCCTGCTGTTCTGCTCTTCTTTTGTAAATCTCATAGGCGACAATATGTCTCGGAGCCAAATCTTTTTGTGGATGAACTCCTTCCATGATCCGCCTTCCTTTACTGTCCAGTAAAATAGCTCCGGCTCCTCTTACCGCTTCTGAAATTAAACCTTTTGTTGCTCCATCTACGTATAACAATGTTGGGTGGAACTGAACAAATTCCATATCAGCCACTGCCGCTCCAGCTCGGTAAGCCATCGCCACTCCATCTCCGATCATTCGCGGATGATTGGATGTATACGGATAAAGTGCGCCTGCTCCCCCTGTTGCCAGAACAATATGACGGCCAAAATAGCGATGAACAGAACCGTCAACTGATTTTGCCGCTACGCCGATACATCGGCTTCGATCGTTTGTAAGCAGTAGTTCAAAAACCAGCTCATTCTCCACTATTTCAACATTTGGCGGTAACCGATCCAATAAAAATTCAATTAAATAACGACCTGTTGCATCCCCGCCGCAATGAACAATTCGGCGGCGACTATGGG of the Bacillus smithii genome contains:
- the nadB gene encoding L-aspartate oxidase — encoded protein: MEKEADVVIIGGGVAALQLARYLHPQFHVVIMTKSKIRNSNSYKAQGGIAAVVSETDRLDLHVQDTLVAGRYHQSTKVVDSLVREGSEVVKELIKSGLPVDRNETGEVALGLEGAHSRRRIVHCGGDATGRYLIEFLLDRLPPNVEIVENELVFELLLTNDRSRCIGVAAKSVDGSVHRYFGRHIVLATGGAGALYPYTSNHPRMIGDGVAMAYRAGAAVADMEFVQFHPTLLYVDGATKGLISEAVRGAGAILLDSKGRRIMEGVHPQKDLAPRHIVAYEIYKRRAEQQDVFLDISGISHFEEKFPSISQLCREQGVDLKEGKIPVVPGSHFLMGGIVIDSFGRTSVNGLYAIGETASSGVHGANRLASNSLLEGLVFGKRTAEFINHESHVSSIRSVLYDYPLKVKEDEMPNLDSEQLKWNMIENVGVIRDEAGLNRQLNWLPVQFLESLMEQSLERLSIEQIQTIFMFINSFIMTKSALIRKESRGAHIRSDFPNEDLFWKGRRIIHEQTKITWRRGSYESHQTGIHA